The segment tacctttttactaTCAGCAATACGTCCTATTTATTTAAGTGACCGATGACTTATCTTTTACAGTGTTGTCTACTAATGAATAATCCTGAGAACATTATTACACTCCGTCATTAACTAACTCCgtccataaataaacatttccaTCTAAAATCAgggaaattcttttttttctttctcaaaAAGGGGAGTGATGACACAACATGATGGGGAGTGTTTTAAACTGGTTTTATGCGATAGCGACACCTAGTGGTTGAATTAGGATTTTTGAAAAGATAAACCTTAATATTCAACAGCGGACAAACTTTACtttctaaaatacctcacagcaaaaatagtaacgcatgTAAAGCAAAGTAAACCATTTTATCTCtcaaaaatgatttgttgtttattattaatgattaattggACTAGTATAGTAAGAAAACGAGATTTGTAAACATTTCTGCCAAAATAGCAATTAGCAATATTCACCATTTTGGCTCAGTACCAAACagcaaaaactattaaaaaaaaaagttcattaaaagtataaatgtactgatcagccataacattaaaaccacctccttgtttctgcactcactgtctattttatcagctccacttaccatatagaagcacttatatcacatctgtttctctacatatcttttcaagcctgttttcaccctgttcttcaatgatcaggaccaccacagagcaggtattatttaggtggtggatcatttaggtggtgctgttggctggatatatttttggttggtggactattctcagtccagcagtgacagtgaggtgtttaaaaactccagcagcgctgctgtgtctgatccacacataccagtacaacacacactaacacaccaccaccatgtcagtgtcactgcagtgctgagaatgatccaccacccaaataatacctactctgtggtggtcctgggagagtcctgaccattgaagaacagcatgaaagggggactaagcatgcagagaaacagatggactacagtcagtaattgtagaactaaagtgcttctatatggtaagtgaagctgatagaatggacagtgagtgtagaaacaaggaggtggttttaatgttatggctgatcagtgtatgtccaaTTCTATGTACTGATTTACTGTGTAGTGCCCAAAAAGAAGCCTCAGACAAAACCTTTTAACTTTAGCAACTTAGCATGCTGACTAGCTTTGAataatttacagcatttatttaATGGTAACATTAAAGAATATAACATTTTGTTGACATGATATTACCATAGCTGTAGGAGTGAATTCTTGTTAAAGATTAAAACATTATCTTACCTACTGAACATATTCATGTATATGGGAAAGCTACAGTTAATTAATAAAGCACCATTCACTTGAATGCAATAGACAATAAATGTTTCACTTATTTAAAATTCCACTTGTACATTTTTCATGGTTATGAAATCCAAGCCCAACTTTCACTCTGGAAGAAAATACTTAATACTAAACACAATCTTGTTTTGTGGCATCCCATCCTTACTGATTTATAAAAGTGCTACACCTGTCTCAAAAACATATAACAAGTTTTCATtagtttctaaataaaaatggtCTTACCTATTACTCCTGTAATGCTGTAAATGGAAGTTTTCTGAGGGTTCACCCACACTTTAATTTCCTTCTTGTAAGTCCCACATTTTGAAGCATCATTTTccctaatataaataaatatatgcttTAAGAATTGGTGCTGTGGAGCCACAATATTATCCCCCTTATCACTTGTAGTCTTTTATGTAACAATcagggctgatggtagttactcgtgaTACAGGGTTTAAATGTAGCAGGTATGATCAGGCATAAAGACCAGTGATTATGGCCAGATTAAAGTATCTCTTAAAAACAGCAAGAGCATTTCAATAATGGTATTGATGTGAAGGGGTCACAATACCATTTTTAGAAGAGTCTTTTTGACAGTCTATTAGGCAGAGATTTatgatagtcatgttttacatggtcctaatattttggctcatcagtgtatggtGTAAAAAGTTCATTAAGTATATAGACTGTATGCTAGGAGATGAAAAGGGGGAGTTCCTCCCCTTCATTAATACCATAAATCTGGCAATTTCAGCTTGTGACCACTTGATTTTCTATAGGTTCACTGGATTTCTTTTACCTTGGAGAAGTTGGATTTACTTTACACTGACCAAGgtgtaagtgaataagtgagggTGTGTTGTCCTGAGATGGAGTGGCATCTGGTCCAGGGTGTACATTCTCGAAAATTACAAGCCCTTTAATTCACCATACGGTGATTTgcataattaaatgaataaattataacTTGTAGGTTGTAATCTGACTGTAtttaaaatagattaaaaaaaactcaCCTGTGGTTACTCATCAGAGTCTCTTTCTGGAAcaagatttcatttttatttagaaataaatcAAGATGGTTATCATAGACAGCATTAAGATGGAAGTCCAGGCTGTCATTTTGTACCTgtggaaaaaagtaaaaaagtttaTTATATGTACACGCATATACACAGTATAGCAAGATCAGGATAAGCTCACCTCTGGATCCTGATAAAGAGCACTTCTCTTCATGCTGGATTCCGTAGCTCTGCTATTCAGACTGCTCCAGGGTTCATCATTCTGCGCCATGTGTGTGGGCTTCTTATACAGCACTTTCTgtggagttaaaaaaaaaaacttttaagtttttaaaagtGTCATCAATAAAGGTGaataataaagtttatattAGTAGCTAAGCTGTGTCAAACAGCAAAGCTTTATTATGTCTGAATCAAGTGGCTCTGGGGGTCAATGAAAAACCAGTGACAGTGATAATGAAGATTTAGACTCTTTGTGgaaaaataatgcattttttgATTATTAAAGTTCTGACATTGATcacccttttgatattaaaaatagaCAAATATTAGTTTCCTTTTAATTTCCAGTTATTTGCAACTTAAATGCTAAAACAAGTTGTTTGGATGATCACATGTAATTCACATGAGAACCACAAAAAGCTAGTCATGTAAGAAAAGACCCATGCTTTTTCTTTGTTCATATGAAAATATTGATAGATTGAATGATAACAGTCGGTAATTGTTGCACTATTAAGTTGAtgtatgtattttgtatatgtatatgtatttttgtctcaacagattttaaaaatgaaagtaATTTTGACAACAAATGATGTATTAAATTTATTACGCcacaaaaataaagaatatcTGTAGATCTGTTGtaatcatttaaataacacaaCTACCCTGACATGCATGTCCTTATACAGTAAGTATATGTGAAGTTTTGACTGTAAGTCGTTATCAATAATCTTACCTGACATTGTTTGATTCCTGTAAAATTGTGATCATTCTCATATTTAGGAAAAGAAAATGGATCTCGGTTTTGGGACATTATTTATATTCCCTGCTGTAAAAGCTCTATCGGAATGTAACAGGTGGATTGTTGTCCTCTTGTGCACCGTTGCTACGAGAGACGAGTACAACAGCGCCACTCTCTGATACTGAGTTAAgattgggttcgattcccaggtgggttctttctgtgtaaagtttgcatgttcttcctctgggagcttggttttgtcccacagtccaaagacatgccaactggagatactatgttgctctaagtgtgtgtgtgtgtttgccctgtgataaattggtggcctgtccagggtgtttcctacctttggCCCTGTGAACCAGACCCACTAAACACTGGGCACATGTCAGGAATATAACAACACACATTCACCCACTTCTTCACTTACTCCCAGGAGCACTAACCCACTGCATGCTTTAGGAGGTAAACCAGACctgaagaacatgccaaacaagGTTGTAAACACAATACACTACCCCCCATATACTGAtgcaaaattataaataaacacattccactcactagctttgtgtaatgttaggatctgtcagtgttccaatCAGTTGTTGAGATGGAATGAAATTAAGTGAAAGCAAACTCATTGAGGTGAATCAATGTGCCATCCTATTTAGGATATTAATATGACttaaaacagaaaaagtaaaTCGGCAACAAAATTGTTCTAAAAATAATGCCaaagttacattttatttaaaaaggaaaaaattgTCATAATTAACTCTACCACCACTACTTGATAACAAACATAATCTGAATTGTGTTTCTTCACACTTTTACATTGTTATCAGCCCCTACTTAAAATATCTCACCTGGGCAAGATGTTTTAAGCACAAGCAAACACtgtgttttaaacatgtttcaGTGTTGTTTTGTCAGTCACTGATCAGTCCTATTATTTTAAACCAACAAGTGGTTTTTGGCagaagcctgcaacacatgctGGTGTTTTTATTCAGCAGAGATCAACTGCAGAAAAACCTTCAGTATTTTTGTAAGAACCCACatcactgaatacaatacaaaatattaaaatatttgcaaGGCATGTCATTTATCTAAAATATTTGAAACTCATTAACACACAGGAACAATTCTAGCTATTCAATTCTAAAAGATGTTTAGATGTACTAAGTAGCACTGTCATTGTACTTAGCAGCAGTATTTACGTGTTTCTGTTTGGTTTTTGAATTAAGAAGTGTATTTAGGTGGCAGCTCTGAGCATACTGAGCACATGTGGCATCGaggtgtgcaagtgtgtgtcaGGTGAGGGTGCGTTCACAAATCGCGTTGCTGCACCAAGTCAGTTTAACAGCTGTCACCAACGGGACGCTTTATTCTGTCACCAAGTTATCTGGTCACATATTGtagtttttcttatttattacaATGTTGCTAAAAGGTTTACGTGTTCCAGTATGTTTACTGTATGCTTTATCTACAAAAGtattttttgcacttttcttgtTAAATGTTCTTGAGTCAAGGGAACTGCCTATCTGCAAAGAGGTAAGAGTAACGTGACTTTTACTAAGCAAAGTTTTTAGTTACAGTCGCAGGCTTGCTTATTTATGTTTTGTTAAAGTTACATTTTGGTGATGTATTGTTTTACTTGGTATGCTTCATTCAGCGACATGTCATTGAATGTATCAGacagttttacagttttttcttAGATGGTACAGTGTTTGATAGTCTCTAGTGggctttattgttttatagttATATAGATTAGGTGATAGAACTCTGGTGAAGCagaatttataaatattaacagaAATGCACATTTAAAACTTTTGTCATTGCACATCTATGGATATTTAATGCCCAAAACACTTTAgtaatttttctattatattacatattgcatatatatttattacctaCCAACATTGCACTGCaatacttacttaatatttcTTATGCACCTTGAACCTACATAATTAATCATTTGTACTTAATTTCttaaaatctatctatctatctatctatctatctatctatctatctatctatctatctatctatctatctatctatctatctatctatctatctatctatctatctatctaaaatctGAGGATGATTAACCTTGCCTGGTGCTAGAGCAGTACCTTCTAAGAAGTTGACTTTTAAAatagttatttttaaatagttAAAAACCAATTATATTTCACCTGCCCACAATACGTATTGTAAAATACTGTACACTTTATGTACCATGTATCATTGTTTCTTTTGAAAAGCATTCCTTTTAAATGATTTGAACACATACTTATTTGTGGCTTCTATTTTCTCTTTAGAaatatgatttattaatatagCCACAGAGTTGTAGTAAATCACAAACTGTAGACTGAATGGCAGTGCcatgaatttaaattaaaattttaagcTTACTGCAGTACCAAATTAGAAATCTAAATTGATCCTTATTCATTTTTGATGTAGATAATTTTCTGACAACCCACAACAAACTTAGAATGGGAATTCCTTTTACTCAGTGATACAAAAACAGTTACAAATTATTAAAGTTTCAATACTGCAATGACAAACATTTTGACCTCAACTGCATATTTTCAGGATATTTCTTTAGAACAGGGAGTTATTTGCCAACCACAACACTTGGGGGTGacctttaattattatatattaatgttTGGAGTCATTAGAGATAGTGGCAGTAGTTGTGACCAGTTTTTTAGCTGACAAAGAAGTTTAAGaacaaatgcaataaaacattgCAGTGCTACAAAGCTGTTTCTAACAAAGTAAAACCTCTTCTAATGTATGACAATGTATGTCAATGACAAATAgggttttcagtttttttttaataatattaaaacattaggAGTGGCAATAAATTGTCATAAAATggttattaaaatgttaaaatctaATACTGATATGtatattaaatgaattaaatgaaaAGTGTTTTTCTTTGCTATATTGCCCATCCCTAATGATGAGAGAGTTTAGACCTGTAATTCTTCTTGCGCTGTCATATCCACGTGCTGCAGTTCCTTTACCCAAATGTTTACTCAGACTTAAGTGACGTGATCATATGATAACACTCTGAAATGCAAAGAGAGAGTGTATAACTTGTTTA is part of the Trichomycterus rosablanca isolate fTriRos1 chromosome 7, fTriRos1.hap1, whole genome shotgun sequence genome and harbors:
- the LOC134317637 gene encoding protein CFAP276-like isoform X1, with the translated sequence MSQNRDPFSFPKYENDHNFTGIKQCQKVLYKKPTHMAQNDEPWSSLNSRATESSMKRSALYQDPEVQNDSLDFHLNAVYDNHLDLFLNKNEILFQKETLMSNHRENDASKCGTYKKEIKVWVNPQKTSIYSITGVIESHHNASTNRGYSRKHDGGFYST